One genomic region from Vibrio cyclitrophicus encodes:
- a CDS encoding phosphopantetheine-binding protein: METLHNELKQLIIDALNLEDMSIDEIETEAPLFGDGLGLDSIDALELGLAIKKKYNIVIDADDSNTRQHFASVENLANYISSQTNN; the protein is encoded by the coding sequence GTGGAAACATTACACAACGAATTAAAACAACTGATCATCGACGCACTGAACCTTGAAGATATGAGCATTGATGAAATTGAAACAGAGGCTCCACTATTTGGCGATGGACTTGGACTGGATTCTATCGACGCCCTTGAGCTTGGTCTTGCTATCAAGAAAAAATATAACATTGTTATCGATGCCGACGATTCAAACACTCGCCAGCACTTTGCTTCGGTTGAAAACCTAGCTAATTACATCTCATCTCAAACGAACAACTAG
- a CDS encoding acyl carrier protein has protein sequence MTQANQQEVYNQVKDALIELFELDAEDITPEAHLYLDLDLDSIDAVDLVVHLQNVTGKKIKPEEFKAVRTVNDVVESVVELLKDA, from the coding sequence ATGACACAAGCTAACCAACAAGAAGTATACAACCAGGTTAAAGATGCGCTGATTGAGCTGTTTGAGCTTGATGCTGAAGATATCACTCCTGAAGCTCACCTTTATCTCGATCTTGACCTAGACAGCATTGATGCCGTTGATCTAGTCGTACATCTACAAAACGTAACGGGTAAAAAGATCAAACCTGAAGAGTTCAAAGCAGTGCGCACCGTTAATGACGTTGTAGAGTCTGTGGTTGAACTATTGAAGGACGCATAA
- a CDS encoding COG4648 family protein, with product MRPLLTLLSAIILFTYPIAVYFGLNKFGLQTVGIVLAVIFTVRIFTGGQAKIKELKHLAWISGSAGIVLLVLGLTFKQHGWLTYYPVIVNVCMLAVFATSLWQPQTIIERLARIQEPELPQSGVDYTRKVTKVWCLFFVINGSIALYTCFQPLEIWTLYNGLLSYVFAGLLFAGEWVVRQRIRQS from the coding sequence ATGCGTCCTCTGCTGACTTTATTGTCGGCAATCATACTTTTCACTTATCCAATAGCGGTTTACTTTGGGCTCAACAAGTTTGGTCTACAAACCGTTGGCATTGTTCTGGCCGTTATCTTTACTGTACGCATTTTCACTGGTGGTCAGGCTAAAATCAAAGAGCTAAAACACTTAGCTTGGATCAGTGGAAGTGCCGGAATTGTTCTGTTGGTATTAGGGTTAACGTTCAAGCAACATGGTTGGTTAACCTACTATCCCGTTATCGTTAACGTTTGTATGTTGGCTGTATTTGCTACAAGCCTATGGCAACCTCAAACAATTATCGAACGCCTTGCTCGCATCCAAGAGCCTGAACTTCCGCAAAGTGGCGTTGATTACACACGAAAAGTCACCAAAGTTTGGTGTCTGTTCTTCGTTATTAATGGCTCAATCGCACTTTACACTTGCTTCCAACCGCTTGAAATATGGACCCTATACAATGGCTTACTCAGCTATGTATTCGCCGGGTTACTTTTTGCAGGAGAGTGGGTAGTAAGACAGCGCATTCGTCAGAGTTAA
- a CDS encoding AMP-binding protein has product MTQTISYTSLSELLSQNRSPDSIVCFDDKSEITWQTFNDDLSRLVHLLSSSPFQRVAICTQDSYLFSIAFLACAAANKHIILPGNYQPCALAELSEQFDCLLVDDSIGEVEVSDVRNIQTLLDTETREPRTDNLPPVDLAEIHLTLFTSGSSGTPKAINKTLEHLDIETAQLDKNWGDLLKGNRVHSTVSHQHIYGLLFRILWPLCSGVPFARSNLEYPEQILSHANKNCVLISSPALLKRLKNEINTAQLAGVFSSGGPLPTESAHQSRNLLGHLPIEVFGSTETGGIAFRQQESAQTPWQLFDCIEASLNSENCIKLLSPYIDNNNWYQTADECEMVSENQFILKGRTDRVIKIEEKRVSLVEVEKRLEQLPWISECVVIPFEEPERLILASVLVLSEDGQATLTTMSKGKFWLMLRSELRKWLEPIAIPRKYRIVDEIPLNSQGKRLTSHIEQLIKS; this is encoded by the coding sequence ATGACCCAAACCATCTCTTACACTTCCTTGTCTGAACTTCTCAGTCAGAACAGATCGCCTGATTCTATTGTCTGCTTTGACGACAAGAGCGAGATTACGTGGCAAACATTTAACGACGACTTATCTCGACTCGTACACCTTTTATCTTCATCCCCTTTTCAACGAGTCGCGATTTGTACCCAAGACAGCTACCTATTTTCGATAGCATTTTTGGCGTGTGCAGCAGCTAACAAACACATCATCTTACCGGGTAACTACCAACCTTGTGCACTTGCTGAGTTAAGCGAACAGTTTGATTGCCTGCTAGTTGATGACTCGATTGGCGAAGTTGAGGTGAGTGACGTTCGCAATATTCAAACCTTATTAGACACCGAAACACGCGAGCCTCGAACCGATAATCTTCCGCCCGTTGATTTGGCAGAAATCCATTTGACCCTGTTTACTTCAGGTTCAAGCGGTACACCCAAGGCAATCAATAAAACATTAGAACACCTAGATATTGAAACGGCTCAGCTAGATAAAAACTGGGGCGACTTACTTAAGGGAAACCGAGTCCACAGTACGGTCTCGCACCAGCATATCTATGGTTTGCTGTTTAGAATCTTATGGCCACTATGCTCTGGTGTTCCATTTGCTCGAAGCAACCTTGAGTACCCTGAGCAGATTCTGTCTCACGCCAATAAAAACTGTGTGCTGATCAGCAGCCCTGCTCTACTCAAACGATTAAAGAACGAAATCAATACCGCGCAGCTTGCTGGTGTGTTCTCTTCAGGTGGACCTTTGCCCACCGAATCGGCTCACCAATCTCGGAATCTGCTTGGTCATTTACCTATCGAGGTTTTTGGCAGCACAGAAACTGGTGGCATCGCATTTCGCCAGCAAGAGAGCGCTCAAACGCCTTGGCAACTTTTTGACTGTATTGAGGCAAGTCTCAACAGTGAGAATTGCATTAAGTTATTGTCGCCGTACATCGATAACAATAACTGGTATCAAACCGCCGATGAGTGCGAAATGGTCTCGGAGAATCAATTTATATTGAAAGGCCGAACCGACCGAGTGATCAAGATAGAAGAAAAACGAGTATCACTGGTTGAAGTCGAAAAGCGACTAGAGCAGCTGCCTTGGATAAGCGAATGTGTCGTCATTCCATTCGAAGAACCTGAACGCTTAATCTTGGCGTCGGTTTTGGTATTATCAGAGGATGGCCAAGCGACTCTCACCACCATGAGTAAAGGTAAGTTCTGGTTGATGCTGCGTTCAGAACTTAGAAAATGGTTAGAACCGATCGCTATCCCAAGAAAATATCGCATTGTTGATGAAATTCCCCTCAACAGCCAAGGTAAGCGACTAACCTCTCATATCGAACAGCTAATAAAATCATAG
- a CDS encoding ApeI family dehydratase has protein sequence MDKRKPNVIAVDTAEKESTLTLHIAGDITDFKGHFKSFPILPGVTQIDWALHYAVQELNVPGFFKGMEVIKFQEPILPDATIQLSLKWDADKDKLSFSYTSNNGEQTHSSGKMKLGEKSE, from the coding sequence ATGGATAAGAGAAAACCAAACGTCATTGCTGTTGACACTGCAGAGAAAGAATCGACCCTGACACTCCATATTGCTGGTGACATCACCGATTTTAAGGGGCACTTCAAGAGCTTTCCTATTCTTCCTGGTGTTACACAGATTGATTGGGCACTTCACTACGCAGTCCAAGAGCTAAACGTCCCTGGTTTCTTTAAAGGCATGGAAGTGATCAAGTTCCAAGAGCCTATCCTGCCTGATGCTACAATCCAGTTATCACTCAAATGGGATGCAGACAAAGACAAACTGAGCTTTAGCTACACCTCAAACAACGGTGAACAGACCCACTCTTCAGGCAAAATGAAGCTGGGAGAGAAAAGTGAATAG
- a CDS encoding glycosyltransferase family 2 protein yields MNSAPIEAVSQHALEESNYKACFLIPCFNHGATMPSVVSSLLNFKLPIIIVDDGSELATKQFLTPLADNPNVTLVTLEQNQGKGGAVKAGIKRAQDLGFSHAIQIDADGQHDLEALPALIQASQDKPQCLISGQPVYDESVPKARLYGRYATHIWVWIETLSLSIKDSMCGFRAYPINQTRAVLSKYDVGSRMDFDIEILVRLYWEGCDIDFIETRVIYPENGVSHFDALWDNVKISWMHTRLFFGMLPRAPKLITRHFKSDSANNLSAENSQGSSADSRQVSSEQMGSEQPHWSRTQERGTVLGIKLLLAVYTLLGRGVFNLILRGVMGYYHLTGKRARNASEQYLFQLKTYAEQQNIELPTELTSYNHLLSFGHTMLDKLAAWKGDFSVDNLTIHGQEQFESMVANQQGVVILGSHLGNIELCRALGRRHSNIKINALVFTEHAERFNSVMKAVNPQSDLNLIQVTSMGPDTAILLQQKLEQGEWIVIVGDRTSTSKESRSVWAEFLGKEAPFPQGPFMLASVLKAPVFLLFGLRDDSQPKPHFNVYFEHFSDKIELPRKTREQSLQQVVQKYADRLQHYTLKAPLQWYNFFNFWTLSNQHHDEKESK; encoded by the coding sequence GTGAATAGCGCTCCCATCGAGGCTGTTTCTCAACACGCACTTGAAGAAAGCAACTACAAGGCTTGCTTCCTAATTCCGTGCTTTAACCACGGCGCAACCATGCCCTCGGTGGTCTCATCACTTCTTAATTTCAAACTTCCGATCATTATTGTTGATGATGGCAGTGAACTCGCGACCAAACAGTTTTTGACTCCCCTTGCTGATAATCCAAACGTAACTCTGGTGACACTTGAGCAGAACCAAGGCAAAGGTGGCGCAGTAAAAGCGGGTATCAAGCGAGCGCAAGATCTCGGTTTTAGCCACGCTATTCAAATTGATGCTGATGGGCAACACGACCTTGAAGCGCTACCCGCATTAATCCAGGCTTCGCAAGACAAACCTCAGTGCTTGATATCAGGTCAGCCTGTTTATGACGAGAGCGTTCCTAAGGCAAGGCTATACGGACGCTACGCGACACATATCTGGGTATGGATAGAAACCCTTTCGTTATCAATTAAAGACAGCATGTGCGGCTTTCGAGCGTACCCTATCAACCAAACACGGGCAGTGCTCAGCAAATACGACGTTGGGTCTCGAATGGACTTCGATATTGAGATTCTGGTTCGCCTTTACTGGGAAGGTTGCGACATCGACTTTATTGAGACACGAGTTATTTATCCTGAAAATGGTGTTTCTCATTTCGACGCTCTGTGGGATAACGTAAAAATCAGCTGGATGCACACAAGACTGTTCTTCGGCATGCTGCCAAGAGCGCCAAAACTGATTACTCGTCATTTCAAGTCGGACTCAGCGAACAATTTATCGGCTGAAAATAGCCAAGGTTCCTCGGCAGATTCAAGACAGGTAAGTTCCGAACAAATGGGTTCAGAACAACCCCATTGGTCGCGAACTCAAGAGCGCGGCACTGTGCTGGGAATCAAACTGTTATTGGCCGTTTATACCTTGTTAGGCAGAGGCGTATTCAATCTGATTTTACGCGGTGTGATGGGTTACTACCATCTAACGGGAAAACGTGCACGAAACGCCTCAGAACAGTATCTATTTCAACTGAAAACCTACGCTGAACAACAGAATATTGAGTTACCCACTGAATTAACCAGCTATAACCATCTGCTTTCTTTTGGTCATACGATGCTAGACAAGTTAGCGGCATGGAAAGGCGATTTCTCGGTAGATAACCTCACCATACATGGTCAAGAGCAATTCGAGAGCATGGTAGCCAACCAACAAGGTGTCGTGATTCTGGGTTCTCACCTTGGTAATATCGAACTGTGCCGAGCTTTGGGTCGCAGACACTCGAACATCAAAATCAATGCGCTGGTTTTCACCGAACACGCTGAGCGTTTTAATTCGGTAATGAAAGCAGTCAATCCGCAGTCTGATTTAAACCTAATCCAAGTGACCTCAATGGGGCCAGATACCGCTATCTTGTTGCAGCAGAAACTAGAACAAGGCGAATGGATTGTGATTGTTGGCGATAGAACCTCCACCAGCAAAGAGAGCCGTTCAGTATGGGCGGAGTTCTTGGGTAAGGAAGCTCCCTTCCCTCAAGGACCATTTATGTTAGCCTCTGTTCTCAAAGCGCCGGTATTTTTATTATTTGGGCTGCGTGACGACTCACAACCTAAGCCGCACTTTAATGTTTATTTCGAGCATTTCAGCGACAAGATCGAGCTGCCAAGAAAGACACGCGAACAATCTTTACAGCAAGTCGTGCAAAAATACGCAGATCGACTTCAGCACTACACACTGAAAGCACCGCTTCAGTGGTATAACTTTTTTAATTTTTGGACATTGAGCAACCAGCACCATGACGAAAAAGAATCCAAATAG
- a CDS encoding HAL/PAL/TAL family ammonia-lyase, translating to MTKKNPNSITFGAERLTIEDVVAISQGAKASMNSSEAFTSKIDRGVAFLERLLKEEGVIYGVTTGYGDSCTVAIPPNLVDELPLHLTRFHGCGLGEILSHEQSRAVLATRLCSLSQGVSGVTHDLLNQIVTLINQDISPRIPQEGSVGASGDLTPLSYLAAALIGERDVIYKGEVRPTSDVYKELGINPIKLKPKEGLALMNGTSVMTALACIAYKRAEYLAQLSTKITAMVSVGMQGNDFHFDEALFAVKPHPGQQQIAAWLRDDLQAERPPRNSDRLQDRYSLRCAPHVIGVVQDSLPWLRQMIENELNSANDNPIIDGDNDRVLHGGHFYGGHIAMAMDTLKTAVANLADLLDRQMAQLMDYKFNNGLPFNLTGAEGERKPINHGFKAVQIGVSAWTAEALKHTMPASVFSRSTECHNQDKVSMGTIAARDCLRVLELTEQVAAASLLAGTQALELRKRHNELDEHHMSENLKHIRDEVLKEFEFIVEDRPLEGDLRHFISRIQSQYWSLYS from the coding sequence ATGACGAAAAAGAATCCAAATAGCATCACTTTTGGTGCCGAACGCCTCACAATTGAGGATGTTGTAGCTATCTCACAAGGCGCAAAAGCTTCGATGAACTCAAGTGAAGCCTTCACATCTAAGATCGACCGTGGTGTCGCTTTCTTAGAACGTCTGTTGAAAGAAGAAGGCGTGATTTATGGCGTGACAACCGGTTACGGAGATTCATGTACCGTTGCGATTCCGCCAAACCTAGTCGACGAACTCCCACTGCATCTAACGCGCTTTCATGGCTGTGGTTTAGGCGAAATATTGTCTCACGAACAATCTCGTGCAGTATTAGCAACGCGCCTGTGTTCATTGTCACAAGGTGTATCTGGTGTGACTCACGATCTGCTCAACCAGATCGTTACTCTGATTAACCAAGATATCTCACCACGTATTCCTCAAGAAGGATCGGTTGGGGCCAGTGGTGATTTAACGCCGTTGTCTTACTTAGCGGCAGCACTGATTGGTGAGCGCGATGTTATCTATAAAGGCGAAGTTCGCCCGACCAGTGACGTCTACAAAGAATTAGGCATTAACCCTATCAAGCTTAAGCCAAAAGAAGGCTTAGCTTTGATGAATGGCACGTCAGTAATGACAGCTTTGGCTTGTATCGCCTACAAACGCGCGGAATACCTAGCACAACTATCGACTAAGATAACGGCGATGGTATCTGTGGGTATGCAAGGAAATGACTTCCACTTCGACGAAGCACTATTCGCAGTGAAACCTCACCCTGGTCAACAACAAATTGCAGCGTGGTTACGCGACGACCTTCAAGCAGAACGCCCACCTCGCAACAGTGACCGTCTGCAAGATCGTTACTCATTGCGTTGTGCTCCACACGTTATCGGTGTCGTTCAAGACTCCCTACCTTGGCTTCGCCAAATGATCGAGAACGAGCTAAACAGCGCCAACGACAACCCAATTATCGATGGTGATAATGATCGCGTACTGCATGGTGGACACTTCTACGGTGGTCATATCGCAATGGCAATGGATACGCTAAAAACAGCAGTAGCCAACCTTGCTGACCTGCTTGATCGCCAAATGGCGCAGTTGATGGATTACAAGTTCAACAACGGCTTACCATTTAACCTAACCGGTGCAGAAGGCGAACGTAAGCCGATTAACCACGGCTTCAAAGCAGTACAGATTGGCGTTTCAGCTTGGACAGCAGAGGCATTGAAACACACCATGCCAGCAAGCGTGTTCTCTCGTTCAACCGAGTGCCATAACCAAGACAAAGTCAGCATGGGCACCATAGCGGCTCGTGATTGCCTACGTGTTCTAGAACTGACTGAACAAGTAGCGGCAGCATCACTTCTCGCGGGTACACAAGCGCTTGAACTTCGTAAGCGCCACAATGAGCTTGATGAGCACCACATGAGTGAAAATCTGAAGCACATTCGCGACGAAGTACTCAAAGAGTTTGAGTTTATTGTCGAGGATCGTCCGCTTGAAGGCGATCTACGCCACTTTATTTCTCGTATTCAAAGTCAGTATTGGTCACTTTACTCATAG
- a CDS encoding acyl-CoA thioesterase: MSEILHPLQSEVTLVTSFQDADPMGVIYHGNYFRFFEEVRRIMMDKIEYNYHEMKDSGYMWPIIDTRVKYIKAIPFNHQIKVSAKLTEWENRLRVDYEIHDANTGARMTRAHTMQVAVTIEEQEMCFASPKIFTDKVKHWHQFGCLPLAAEHKSQASNNQQVKHESV, encoded by the coding sequence ATGTCTGAAATCCTTCATCCATTACAATCTGAGGTTACTTTAGTAACCTCATTCCAAGATGCCGATCCAATGGGCGTGATCTATCACGGTAATTACTTCCGATTTTTTGAAGAAGTAAGGCGCATCATGATGGATAAGATTGAGTACAACTATCATGAGATGAAGGATTCAGGCTACATGTGGCCGATCATCGACACGCGTGTAAAGTACATCAAAGCGATACCGTTTAATCATCAGATCAAGGTATCCGCTAAGTTAACTGAATGGGAAAACCGCTTGCGTGTTGACTACGAAATTCACGATGCCAACACAGGTGCTCGTATGACACGCGCTCACACCATGCAAGTTGCGGTAACCATTGAAGAGCAAGAGATGTGTTTTGCTTCGCCGAAAATATTTACCGATAAAGTTAAGCATTGGCACCAATTCGGTTGCTTACCTCTAGCTGCTGAACATAAATCTCAAGCCTCTAACAACCAACAGGTGAAACATGAGTCTGTTTAA
- a CDS encoding LolA family protein — MSLFKRSRKHISIALLGLASVMVSGLTTANENTTSVTSISELKTVLSANSIVRGEFTQTRNMEMFAQPLTSQGTFLLDKSSGLLWTQATPFPVSLVLTDNKLSQRFADQPAKIITDKENPMAFYFSHIFLSVFHGDTQKLQEQFSLSFEPANEPSSDESANKSTESASWTLTLIPKSSPMNAVFEAITLQGHNDIERIELKEIRGDSTVIEFSQLSHLPEVLSDAEAQQFQF, encoded by the coding sequence ATGAGTCTGTTTAAACGCAGTCGCAAACACATTAGCATCGCGCTGCTAGGGCTTGCTTCTGTGATGGTAAGTGGCCTTACTACCGCTAATGAGAACACAACTAGCGTAACTTCTATTTCAGAACTGAAAACGGTGTTGAGCGCAAATAGTATTGTCCGTGGCGAGTTTACTCAAACACGCAATATGGAAATGTTTGCCCAACCTCTGACGTCACAAGGAACGTTTTTATTAGATAAGTCGAGTGGTTTACTTTGGACGCAAGCAACCCCGTTTCCTGTGAGCCTAGTGCTCACAGATAACAAACTGAGTCAAAGGTTTGCTGATCAACCTGCTAAGATAATTACTGACAAAGAAAACCCAATGGCATTTTATTTCAGCCATATCTTCTTGTCAGTATTCCACGGCGATACGCAAAAACTTCAAGAACAATTCTCTCTGTCATTTGAACCAGCGAACGAGCCAAGCTCAGATGAAAGTGCAAATAAAAGCACAGAGAGTGCGTCATGGACACTCACTCTAATACCAAAAAGTTCTCCAATGAATGCGGTGTTTGAAGCCATCACGCTGCAAGGACACAATGATATTGAGCGCATTGAGCTAAAGGAAATTCGTGGAGATAGCACAGTGATCGAATTTAGCCAGTTAAGCCATCTACCGGAAGTATTATCAGATGCTGAAGCGCAACAATTCCAATTCTAG